In Acidaminococcus fermentans DSM 20731, one genomic interval encodes:
- the sdaAB gene encoding L-serine ammonia-lyase, iron-sulfur-dependent subunit beta: MNIFDIIGPVMIGPSSSHTAGAVRLGRVANKLLQSEPRDIRIELSGSFAKTYKGHGTDKALLAGILGYHSYSEEIRSIFSIADKKGIHYTYIPTDIPNTHPNTARIQVTCEDGSQHTVQGASIGGGNIRVDYVDGMKVDFTGERNTILVPHYDRPGVIAAVTNIMWQKHKDVNIANFKLSRPVKGGIAMMTIEIDGMPPADVIETIRSVQYVTNVVLIRAI; this comes from the coding sequence ATGAATATATTTGATATCATCGGGCCGGTGATGATCGGTCCCTCCAGTTCCCATACAGCCGGTGCCGTCCGTCTGGGACGGGTGGCCAACAAACTGCTCCAGAGCGAGCCCAGGGACATCCGGATCGAACTGTCCGGTTCCTTTGCCAAGACCTACAAGGGTCATGGCACCGACAAGGCCCTGCTGGCCGGGATCCTGGGCTACCACAGCTATTCGGAAGAAATCCGCAGCATCTTCTCCATTGCCGACAAAAAAGGCATCCATTATACATACATCCCCACGGACATCCCCAATACCCATCCCAACACCGCCCGGATCCAGGTAACCTGTGAAGACGGCAGCCAGCATACGGTCCAGGGGGCCAGCATCGGCGGCGGCAACATCCGGGTGGACTATGTGGACGGCATGAAAGTGGACTTCACCGGAGAACGGAATACCATCCTGGTGCCCCACTACGACCGTCCGGGGGTCATTGCCGCGGTGACCAACATCATGTGGCAGAAACACAAGGACGTGAACATCGCCAACTTCAAGCTGTCCCGTCCGGTGAAAGGCGGCATTGCCATGATGACCATTGAAATCGACGGGATGCCCCCGGCGGACGTGATCGAAACCATCCGTTCCGTCCAGTACGTGACCAACGTGGTCCTGATCCGGGCTATTTGA